TGTCGTTTGTTTCGGCAGATCTGGCTCTTGGAGATACTCTGAGTACATACGATGCTCTTACTGACAAGATCTCGCTGACTTGGAAAGATGACGGCACGTCACCACCTCTGGATAACTTCAAAACCATCAAAGTTCTGCTTTGTACAGGTCCCAACTCCAATATCGACTGTTTCGTGACGCTGGCTGGTCCCACTAATCTGAACACTCTCACTGGAGACACATTATCGGTTCCTCTGACATCAGCTGCTACTTTGGGTAATGACGGTTCGTACTATCTACAAGTCGTGGCCCTGGTGTCTAATTCACAGTTCTCTATCCACTATTCAGATAGATTCCAGCTCACTGGAATGAGTGGTACTACTGTTCAAGCCTCGACTGGCGGAGACACGTCTCCACCacccgctgctcctgctgcagGCAACGGTGCAGGGGCTCCAGCTGACCCCGGAGCGGCAGCTTCACTTGCTAAAACTCCTTACGAAAGCCAAACTGGAACAGCTTGGATCACAAGATACGCTCCCATGCAACTTCAACCAGGAACCTCTGTCACTGCCAAGCTGACTCCCAGTCCCCGATTCCCGACCTCAGCTGTCACATACTTTGTGACTGCTCGTCCATCCCCATCTGTTCACTCAACCATTACCATGGGCTGGTCATACGTATTCTCTTCATTGACCAACTACGCTACTCCCATGCCCACCCCGACCCTCTACTACCAAGCCAGCCAGGTCATTGCCAGCTCTATCGAAGCAGTCTCGAGGTCCAAAGCCAAGCGCTGGATGGACTAAACCAACTGCTCCCAGCAAAACACACTTCTCATGGCATTGCATTGATATATTTCCGTATACATTATATTTAAATTCTCACTCTGAGGGGTccagctgcctccggcggctggggctgcgccccagaacccgcggctcctctcgcttcgctcgagtcgttacgtcgggggtcccagccaactcctgcgaagcaggagcaaccagggtctggggcggagccccagccgccggaggcagctggATCCTGGACCGTGCCGGCTTGCAGGACCTATATGCAGCGTCAGAACATAGAAAAATGTTGTATGCACGGAAGAGCAGATCGCGGATCTCGGGATTTTTTCTGGTATCAGAACGAGAATCAGATTGCATTGTCTATCTTCCGCAGTGTGGATTTTAGTTGTTTTGCACCCGATGTTGAAGTCGCTGAGATCTGTACACTACCGCGGGTTGCGTCCTCTGGTAAGAGGCATTTCGTATACTCCTAATAATCCCAACA
The Sugiyamaella lignohabitans strain CBS 10342 chromosome A, complete sequence genome window above contains:
- the KRE9 gene encoding Kre9p (Glycoprotein involved in cell wall beta-glucan assembly; null mutation leads to severe growth defects, aberrant multibudded morphology, and mating defects; GO_component: GO:0005618 - cell wall [Evidence IEA,IEA]; GO_component: GO:0005576 - extracellular region [Evidence IEA]; GO_component: GO:0005576 - extracellular region [Evidence IDA] [PMID 8413233]; GO_function: GO:0003674 - molecular_function [Evidence ND]; GO_process: GO:0006078 - (1->6)-beta-D-glucan biosynthetic process [Evidence IEA]; GO_process: GO:0006077 - (1->6)-beta-D-glucan metabolic process [Evidence IMP] [PMID 8413233]; GO_process: GO:0042546 - cell wall biogenesis [Evidence IEA]; GO_process: GO:0031505 - fungal-type cell wall organization [Evidence IMP] [PMID 8413233]); this translates as MMSAKPSSCLAVLFTVWVTLVSFVSADLALGDTLSTYDALTDKISLTWKDDGTSPPLDNFKTIKVLLCTGPNSNIDCFVTLAGPTNLNTLTGDTLSVPLTSAATLGNDGSYYLQVVALVSNSQFSIHYSDRFQLTGMSGTTVQASTGGDTSPPPAAPAAGNGAGAPADPGAAASLAKTPYESQTGTAWITRYAPMQLQPGTSVTAKLTPSPRFPTSAVTYFVTARPSPSVHSTITMGWSYVFSSLTNYATPMPTPTLYYQASQVIASSIEAVSRSKAKRWMD